A region of the Lysobacter sp. K5869 genome:
CGGGAATGACGGCGTGGAGGTTTTCGCCATCGCTTTCGTTTTCGATGCCGTCGCGCCATCTCCGCGCGAGGCCGGAGCGCGTCGCCGCGCAGCGGCATGACGTCGCGACACAAAGGCGGGCGCTGCGGCGCGATGCGAACGAGGCCTGCGCTGCGGAGAAGGACATCGTCGGCCCCAGCTTCGCGGCGCGAACATCGCCGCGCGCATGCCCTCGAACGCCCCCTCCGCCCGGCCGCAATCGCGATCAAGCCGCCATCCGCTCAAGACTAAGCATCGGACCGTCCACCCGCGAGGTGCCGCCCCCACCTGCCCGCCCACCCGCCCGGCACTGGCGTTGCGTCCGTCGGCTGGGCATTGTCAGGCCGCATTCACACGGCCATCATGCGAACGACTCGCATCCCCCAGCGACGGCCGTACCCATATGAAAGTGCCGTAATGGTCCGGCGGGGCCCACCCTTCACCCCGCCGGAGGCGCATTCAGGCTGTTCAGTGTCGCTGGGCGACCGGCGGCCGCGCCTGAATCAGGATGAAGGGCCAAATTCGTCACAATGTGCCACTATCCGCTCATGGCCACGCGTGAACGTCTCCCGCCCTGGCACGAACGCCAGCGCCTCCCCAACGGACGCGAAGTCCTGATCCGTCCGGTCAGGCCCGAGGACGCCGATCCTCTTCGCGCCGGCTTCGCCCTGCTCCAGCCCGACGAGGTGCGCCAGCGCTTCCTCTACGCGCTGAAGGAGCTCACCCCCGAGATGGCCGAGCGCTTCACCCGGGTCGATCCGCGCACCGAGTTCGCCCTGGTCGCGGCCGAGCCGCTGCCGCCGGGCGAGGCCCTGGTCGGCGCGGTGGCGCGGGTCGCCATCGACGAGCGCACCCAGGACGCCGAGTTCGCGATCCTGGTCAGCCGCTACATCGCCAACATGGGCCTGGGCCGTTATCTGATGACCCGGCTGGTGAAGTGGGCGCGCGGCAAGAAGGTGCACCGGCTTTACGGCGACGTGTTCGAGCACAACACGCCGATGCTGTCGCTGGCCCAGTCGCTGGGCTTCGAGCGCGAGTTCCACCAAGACTCGCCGGGCCTGATCCGGGTCTCGCTGGACCTGCGCAGCAAGCCCGCGCCGGCCGAAGCCGCCGGCGGCACCTGATTCTTCGCCTCGTTTCGCCGTCCGCCGCCGCGCGCGGCGGCGGCGGCGGACGACTTGCGTACCCCTGTTTCAGAACGGCAACGGCACGTTGCCGACTTGATCGCACATCACCGTGACGGTGTCGGAGTACGGCCCCGACTGACCGATCAACTGGCCGGACACGATCTCGGGGCAGTCGCCATAAAAGCTCACGCCCACCAACGCGGTGCGCGCGGCGTCGCTGTAATAGCTGGTGACCGACACCGGACTCGGCGGCGTCGCCGGCCCGGCCGCCCCGGCCGAAGCCGACACGACTGAGGCGGCCAGCAACGCCCACGCCAGCGGCTTGCGCGCGGCGGCGAAACGAACAGTGCTCAGCATGGGATTCCTCGCTTGAAGTTCGCCACGACGCGGGCTCAGGGCTCGGTGCCCGGCGGCGCCGGACACGGCATGTAGTAGTAGGTCTTCTGGCTGGTGCGGGTGCCCCACGGCAACGGCCGCGGCGATCCTTCCGGGCACACGCCGTCGACATCGCCGCCGACCGCCTCGCCTTCGAGCCAGTACGTGGTGATCAACAGCTTGCCGGTGGGCGGCGATATCCCGGCCGTGGCGGTCGCGGCGAAGCCCAGGGCCGCGGCCAGCGCCGCGCGGTACAGGAGCGGTTTCATCGTGCTTCCTCCAACGGTTCGACGCGCGGCGCCGCGATTTCGACGCTGCCGCAAGGCAGATAGCTGATGACCGGCGTGCCGCCCGTGCGTCCCCACGCCAGCGGCTGCGGGCCGGGACAATGGCCATAGACGCTGCGGCCCACGACCGTGCCGTTCTGGGTCCAATCCACGATCATCCAGGCGCCGTCCGGCGGCGCCGGCAGCGCCGAACCGGTCGACGAGAACGCGCCGCCCAGCACCAGCAGCGCGGCCGCGAGCGGCCATTTGCGATGGTTCCCTTTCATTTCGTCCTCCTTGTCTCCATTGAGAGTGGGCGCGCGCTGCGCGGCCCGCGCCGAACGACCGGTTCGCGCAAAGTCCGCGATCGCGGACCGATCCTGGCCGGTATAGCGCGTCATCGTCGCCGCTTCCGCGAACTCCCCCGCAAAGCGCGCGTCCGTCCGTCGCCGCTTCCCGCCGCCGCCTCTGGAATTACACTAGCCGCCCCGCAATGACCCAAGCTTCCGCATCCGTGTCCCTGCTGCCCAAATCCGGCCAGCAGCGCGCCTGGTGGCGCGCGCCGGCCTCGCCCTCCGCGTTGGCTTGGGCGATCGCCCAAGCCGCCGGCGAACACGACGGCCCGCTGCTGGCCGTGACCCGCGACAACCACGGCGCGCATCAGCTCGAAGCCGACCTGCGCACCTTGCTCGGCGCCGCCGGCGCGGCCGACGGCGCGCTGCCGGTGCTGCCGTTCCCGGATTGGGAAACGCTGCCCTACGACGTCTTCAGCCCGCACCCGGACATCGTCTCGCAGCGCTTGTCGGCGCTGCACCGCCTGCCCGCGCTCAAGCGCGGCATCGTGGTGGTGCCGGTGCAGACGCTGCTGCAGAAGCTCGCGCCGCTGCGCCACGTGGTCGGCGGCAGCTTCGACGTGCGCGTCGGCCAGCGTCTGGATCTGGACCAGGAAAAGCGCCGGCTCGAATCGGCCGGCTACCGGCACGTGCCGCAAGTGCTCGACCCCGGCGATTTCGCCGTGCGCGGCGGCTTGCTCGACGTGTACCCGATGGGCGCGGATTCGCCGTTCCGGGTCGAGCTGCTCGACGACGAGATCGAAACCATCCGCGCCTTCGATCCCGAATCGCAGCGCTCGCTCGACAAGATCGAACGCGTGCACCTGCTGCCGGGCCGCGAAGTGCCGCTGGACGAGGCCTCGCTCAAGCGCGCGCTCGACGCGCTGCGCGAGCGTTTCGATCTCGACACCCGGCGCAGCGCGCTGTACCAGGACCTCAAGGCCGGCCTGGCGCCGTCGGGCATCGAGTACTACCTGCCGCTGTTCTTCGAGCAGACCTCGACCCTGTTCGACTACCTCGCCGGCAACGTGCTGCCGGTGATCGCCGACGGCGCGCTGGAGGCGGCCGACGCGTTCTGGACCCACACCGGCGAGCGCTACGAACAGCGCCGCCACGACATCGAACGCCCGCTGCTGCCGCCGGATCAGCTGTACCTGACCCCGGTCGGCCTGCGCGAACGCCTCAACCAGGGCGAGCGCATCGAACTGTGCGGCGAACAGCACGCGCAGCGAACGCGCGCGCTGGCGCTGGGCGACCAGCCCGCGCCGAGCCTGCCGGTGGCCGCGCGCGACGCCGCGCCGGCCGAGGCGCTCAAGTCGTTCTTGTCGAACTACCCCGGCCGCGTGCTGATCGCCGCCGACACCGCCGGCCGCCGCGAGGCGCTGCTGGAAGTGCTGCAATCGGCCGGCCTGCGCCCGGACGTGGTCGCCGACTGGGCCGCGTTCCGCGACGGCGCGGCGCGCTTCGCCATCGCGGTGGCGCCGCTCGACGACGGCTTCGCCATCGACGAACCGGCGCTGGCGATCCTGACCGAACGCCAGCTGTTCCCCGAACGCGCCTCGCAGCCGCGCCGGCGCAAGCGCGCCGGACGCGAGCCCGAGGCGATCATCCGCGACCTCGGCGAATTGTCCGAAGGCGCGCCGATCGTCCACGAAGATCACGGCGTCGGCCGTTACCGCGGCCTGATCGTGCTCGAAGCCGGCGGCCAGCCCGGCGAATACCTGGAAATCGAATACGCCAAGGGCGACCGGTTGTATGTGCCGGTCGCGCAGTTGCACCTGATCAGCCGCTACTCCGGCGCGTCGGTGGAAACCGCGCCGCTGCATTCGCTCGGCGGCGAGCAATGGACCAAGGCCAAGCGCAAAGCCGCGGAGAAAGTCCGCGACGTCGCCGCCGAACTGCTGGAAATCCAGGCCAAGCGGCAAGCCCGCGCGGGTCTGGCGCTGGACGTGGACCGGGCCATGTACGAGCCCTTCGCCGCGGCGTTCCCGTTCGAGGAAACGCCCGATCAGCACTCCTCGATCGAAGCGGTGATCCGCGACCTCGGCAGCAGCCAGCCGATGGACCGGGTGGTCTGCGGCGACGTCGGCTTCGGCAAGACCGAAGTCGCGGTGCGCGCGGCCTTCGTCGCCGCCGCGGCCGGCAAGCAGGTCGCGGTGCTGGTGCCGACCACGCTGCTGGCCGAGCAGCACTACCGCAACTTCCGCGACCGCTTCGCCGATTGGCCGCTCAAGGTCGAGGTGCTGTCGCGCTTCAAGACCAGCAAGGAGATCAAGGCCGAGCTGGAGAAGCTCACCGAAGGCAAGATCGACGTGGTGGTCGGCACCCATCGCCTGTTGCAGAACGATGTGCGCTTCAAGGATCTCGGCCTCGTCATCGTCGACGAAGAGCAGCGCTTCGGCGTGCGCCAGAAGGAAGCGCTGAAGGCGCTGCGCGCCAACGTGCACTTGCTGACGCTCACCGCCACGCCGATCCCGCGCACGCTCAACATGGCCATGGCCGGCCTGCGCGACCTCAGCATCATCGCCACCCCGCCGGCGCACCGGCTGGCGGTGCAGACCTTCGTCGTGCCCTGGGACGACATGCAGCTGCGCGAAGCGTTCCAGCGCGAGCTCTCGCGCGGCGGGCAGGTCTACTTCCTGCACAACGACGTGGAAAGCATCGGCCGCATGAAGCGCCAGCTCGAAGAGTTGGTGCCCGAAGCGCGCATCGGCATCGCCCACGGCCAGATGGCCGAGCGCGAGCTGGAGAGCGTGATGCTCGACTTCCACAAGCAGCGCTTCAACGTGCTGCTGTGCACGACCATCATCGAGTCGGGCATCGACATCCCCAACGCCAACACCATCATCATGAACCGCGCCGACAAGTTCGGCCTGGCCCAGCTGCATCAGCTGCGCGGCCGCGTCGGCCGTTCGCACCATCGCGCCTACGCGTATCTGGTGATCCCGGACCAGCGCTCGATCACCGCCGACGCGCAGAAGCGCCTGGAGGCCATCGCCTCGATGGACGAACTCGGCGCCGGCTTCACCCTGGCCACCCACGATCTGGAAATCCGCGGCGCCGGCGAGTTGCTCGGCGAGGATCAGAGCGGGCAGATGGCCGAGGTCGGCTTCAGCCTCTACACCGAGTTGCTGGAACGCGCGGTGCGTTCGATCCGCCAGGGCAAGCTGCCGGACGTGGACTCCACCGACGCGCGCGGCGCCGAAGTGGAGCTGCATATCCCCGCGCTGATTCCCGAGGATTATCTGCCCGACGTGCACACCCGCCTGACGCTGTACAAGCGCATCAGCGGCGCGCGCGGCACCGACGAGCTGCGCGAGTTGCAGGTCGAGATGATCGACCGCTTCGGCCTGTTGCCCGATGCGTCCAAGCACTTGTTCGCGGTGGCCGAACTCAAGCTCGGCGCGACCGCGCTGGGCATCCGCAAGCTCGACCTCGGCGACAAGGGCGGCCGTTTGCAGTTCGTCGAACGGCCGAACGTGGATCCGCTGTCGATCATCAAGATGATTCAGGGGCAGCCCAAGCTGTATCAGATGGACGGGCCGGACAAGCTGCGGATCAAGTTGGAGTTGCCCGATGCGCCGGCGCGTTTGGCGGCGGCGAAGGGATTGCTGACCTTGCTCGACACCAAGCATTGAGTTGGGCGGCCCCGTGCGTAGGAGCGGCGTGAGCCGCGACCGCGGGGTGGCCCGGTTGCGTCGTAAGCGAGGTGTCGCGGTCGCGGCTTGCGCCGCTCCTACAGGGAGCGATCGCCGCGCTGCCCGCGTCTGGAAGGAAAAGCCGGCTCACCGCGAACCAGCCGCAGCCCCTGTAGGAGCGGCGCAAGCCGCGACCGCGCCAACCCAACCACGCCGCAACCAACCACGCACCCAGTACAAAACACACTGCCGCCCCGCCCGCCGCGCCGCTAGCCTGCCCGCACCTTCGACCCAAGGCCCGCGCATGCTCCGCCACTCGCTCCCACTCGCCCTGTTGCTCGCCGCCGCCATGCCCACCCACGCCGCTCCGCCGCTCAAATCGCAGCTCCCGCAGCGCACCGTGCTCAACCTCGCCGCCGCCGAACAAATCGCCGCGGCGGCCGCCGCCAAGGCGCGCGAGCAGAACCTGACGGTCTCCATCGCCGTCGTCGACGAAGCCGGCCGGCTCATGCACTTCCAGCGCATGGACGGCACGCCCAACTCCAGCGTCGAAGTCGCCATCGGCAAGGCCGTGCACGCCGCCGACTATCGCCGCGACAGCGGGTTCCATCAGAAGCTGCTGGAAGGCGGCAACCATGTCGTGCTCGGCTTGCCGCATGCGCTGCCGATCGAGGGCGGCGTGCGCTTGCTGCTCGACGGTCAGGTGATTGGCGGGATCGGCGTGTCGGGCGCGCAGGCGGCGCAGGACGGGCAGATCGCGCAGGCCGGCGCCGATTTGTTGAAGTGAGGCGGCGAGGCGGCTGGTTGAAGCTCGCCGGGTCGCCTTCTTCCTACGACGATCGAGCCCGGAAGGCTCGACCTCCGCATCCGGCCGGACCGAGGCCATCGCACCGTCCGCCTAAGCGCCGCCGAACGCAGCGCTTCGACGCGCGCCGCGTCGCGCGTTGCAACGGAGCGAGGGCTTACGGCCGCCCCGCCGACGCAGCGTTCCCCGACGCGCTCCCTACAACCGCGTATCAACGCCCGGGCGGCAACGAGCGCTCGCTGCACGCCGCCGTCGCGCACGGCGCGGCCTGGCCGTAGCGCGGCAGCAGCTCGTTGCCGCGGATGAAATCCGCCATCAAGCGGAAGTAACCCTCCGGCTGGCGCGTCGACGCGCGTTCGCCGTCGGCGCCGGTCTCGAACTCGTACAGGCCGTGATCGGCGCGCGCGAACACCGCGCTGACGATGGGCCGCCCGGCGGTTTGCAGCGCGCCGAGCCGGCGCAGGGTTTCGCCCGGCGGCGCGTCGCGGTCCTCGCCGCCGAGCAGCCACAGCTGCGGCGTATCCAGCGCTTGCAACAGCGGCATCGGGTCGTACTGCGCGGGAATGCCGCGCACCAGGGCGCGCGCGTCGCGGCGGATGACGTCGGGTTCGCTGGCGAGCAGATACCAAGTGAAATTGCCGCGCACCGAGCGATACCACGGCGCATCGGCGTATTGGGCCTTGACCGCAGCCAGCCGTTCGTAGCCTTCGCTGAAATCGCTGTCGATCAGCT
Encoded here:
- a CDS encoding heme-binding protein; translation: MLRHSLPLALLLAAAMPTHAAPPLKSQLPQRTVLNLAAAEQIAAAAAAKAREQNLTVSIAVVDEAGRLMHFQRMDGTPNSSVEVAIGKAVHAADYRRDSGFHQKLLEGGNHVVLGLPHALPIEGGVRLLLDGQVIGGIGVSGAQAAQDGQIAQAGADLLK
- a CDS encoding GNAT family N-acetyltransferase yields the protein MATRERLPPWHERQRLPNGREVLIRPVRPEDADPLRAGFALLQPDEVRQRFLYALKELTPEMAERFTRVDPRTEFALVAAEPLPPGEALVGAVARVAIDERTQDAEFAILVSRYIANMGLGRYLMTRLVKWARGKKVHRLYGDVFEHNTPMLSLAQSLGFEREFHQDSPGLIRVSLDLRSKPAPAEAAGGT
- the mfd gene encoding transcription-repair coupling factor produces the protein MTQASASVSLLPKSGQQRAWWRAPASPSALAWAIAQAAGEHDGPLLAVTRDNHGAHQLEADLRTLLGAAGAADGALPVLPFPDWETLPYDVFSPHPDIVSQRLSALHRLPALKRGIVVVPVQTLLQKLAPLRHVVGGSFDVRVGQRLDLDQEKRRLESAGYRHVPQVLDPGDFAVRGGLLDVYPMGADSPFRVELLDDEIETIRAFDPESQRSLDKIERVHLLPGREVPLDEASLKRALDALRERFDLDTRRSALYQDLKAGLAPSGIEYYLPLFFEQTSTLFDYLAGNVLPVIADGALEAADAFWTHTGERYEQRRHDIERPLLPPDQLYLTPVGLRERLNQGERIELCGEQHAQRTRALALGDQPAPSLPVAARDAAPAEALKSFLSNYPGRVLIAADTAGRREALLEVLQSAGLRPDVVADWAAFRDGAARFAIAVAPLDDGFAIDEPALAILTERQLFPERASQPRRRKRAGREPEAIIRDLGELSEGAPIVHEDHGVGRYRGLIVLEAGGQPGEYLEIEYAKGDRLYVPVAQLHLISRYSGASVETAPLHSLGGEQWTKAKRKAAEKVRDVAAELLEIQAKRQARAGLALDVDRAMYEPFAAAFPFEETPDQHSSIEAVIRDLGSSQPMDRVVCGDVGFGKTEVAVRAAFVAAAAGKQVAVLVPTTLLAEQHYRNFRDRFADWPLKVEVLSRFKTSKEIKAELEKLTEGKIDVVVGTHRLLQNDVRFKDLGLVIVDEEQRFGVRQKEALKALRANVHLLTLTATPIPRTLNMAMAGLRDLSIIATPPAHRLAVQTFVVPWDDMQLREAFQRELSRGGQVYFLHNDVESIGRMKRQLEELVPEARIGIAHGQMAERELESVMLDFHKQRFNVLLCTTIIESGIDIPNANTIIMNRADKFGLAQLHQLRGRVGRSHHRAYAYLVIPDQRSITADAQKRLEAIASMDELGAGFTLATHDLEIRGAGELLGEDQSGQMAEVGFSLYTELLERAVRSIRQGKLPDVDSTDARGAEVELHIPALIPEDYLPDVHTRLTLYKRISGARGTDELRELQVEMIDRFGLLPDASKHLFAVAELKLGATALGIRKLDLGDKGGRLQFVERPNVDPLSIIKMIQGQPKLYQMDGPDKLRIKLELPDAPARLAAAKGLLTLLDTKH